In the Hordeum vulgare subsp. vulgare chromosome 7H, MorexV3_pseudomolecules_assembly, whole genome shotgun sequence genome, one interval contains:
- the LOC123410463 gene encoding uncharacterized protein LOC123410463, protein MGARVMAWWRARVVAPVRRACRLAVAAARARVRKGECGVVNLHQDVQTCGYHDVQVMWDMLSSDKEAAAVAASTQPTQPRRRKRPSFWRLPPSFWPARLPHAAAVQ, encoded by the exons ATGGGGGCGCGCGTCATGGCGTGGTGGCGCGCGAGGGTGGTCGCGCCCGTGCGCCGCGCCTGCaggctcgccgtcgccgccgcccgcgcccgcgTTCGCAAGGGCG AGTGCGGCGTCGTGAACCTTCACCAGGACGTGCAGACGTGCGGGTACCACGACGTGCAGGTGATGTGGGACATGCTCAGCTCCGACAAGgaggccgccgccgtcgccgcctcgaCGCAACCGACGCAGCCGCGGCGGCGGAAGAGGCCGTCGTTCTGGAGGCTGCCGCCGTCGTTCTGGCCTGCCCGGTTGCCGCACGCCGCCGCGGTGCAGTGA